The Eleginops maclovinus isolate JMC-PN-2008 ecotype Puerto Natales chromosome 18, JC_Emac_rtc_rv5, whole genome shotgun sequence genome segment CAATTCAATCTCTGGGATGCAACGTCTACTCTGTAACATGTTTCAATATGGATTTGCTTATTGATCCAAATCTGTATCAATCACTTTTTGAGTGTCGTTCATTGCAAGTTGAGTGTGGAGACTGGAATTGTTGAGTCAAATCGAGCTGATCCACTGGTTTCTGATTTCCTTTTATTACAGCAGTGAAGGGTTGGCATTTCATCTGTACTCCACAGCtcggttttaaaaaaacaaggactCGATGTGACAGCTGAAAGAAATGTCCTGTGTGTTGGAGTCTCTAAGCATTGTTGATTTCTGTGCGAGTGATCCAATCAATCCTGTGTGTGCACGGATCCATCACATTTCCATggcaatgtaatgtaatgtaacccATTTGAGGCAGATACCCTAACAGACAACTTACCCAACAACCATCTATTTCTCTGATAGAATCCAAAAAGTCTGATCTGACCTCTAAGATTATAAGCGCTCATTTCAGATTTAGGATTATCCTCCAACGTCTGCATTTGACCTCTAAATGTCTCACATTGCAACAACAAAGATATCCCATCCAAAAAACCTGCAGATTTTTCAGATTGATTGCAGACCGTGTTGTGTGCATCATATTTTGTTCATGTGTTCGATGGTAAGTACATCACATAAATCAATTGAGTGTTCTTGTTCGCTGCCTGATTGTGAAATGAATGAGAAGCAATTATAGACAAGTGTAAGCTATATGGATATATAAATGGAAGCtatgaatatatttacattCTGTATTTAAAGAGCTACATTCAACACTGTCCAAAGCTTGTACATTGCCAGTTTAAAATGATGTGGGAAACTAAAACCTCAGGCTTGAACTGTTAGTCCAATATAGTTTTGAATAGGTTTGCAGCCTTTAAACAGACCTTaagaattttaaaaaggtaaaaatgttgAATGCTATAGTTGTCTTACTGCCCTAATTGAAttacaagaaatacaacaaagacAAGGGGTCTTTGGGGCTTCTAAGTGTCCGTATCCTGTGGCAGCTGCAAACTTTGCATATACACTAGCTGGTAATTGAGCCTTGGGTATTTTACTAGTTTTGTAATGGTTCTTGACAACTTAAAGGATAAGGACTACCATGTCGACACACAGTATTAATAGCTAAACACTTAAGAGGGAAAATGAGATAGAGGCGGAAAGCTTTTTATGTCGTCTATAAGAACACACACCAGTGCATTGGCCAGTTAGCTcagggatagagagagagtgagagagataaAGGTCAGGGTTAGTAAGGCTATCACTGCATCAGCTAAAGCCCAGCatgcatgtatttgtgtgtgtgtgtgtgtgtgtgtgtgtgtgtgtgtgtgtgtgtgtgtgtgtgtgtgtgtgtgtgtgtgtgtgtgtgtgtgtgtgtgtgtgtgtgtgtgtgtgtgtgtgtgtaggcctaTGTCAATGCTCTTTTAATGGTCTGCTAATCCTAAATGCATTTGGCTGGTGAATTAATCCAAGCCTTGTCATAGCCAAGCTTAAAAACCCTTTTCTATCCCaaccctgtctctctctctcgatctttcTCCCTCCCGGCTACTCTCTATCAGTTTCCATCTCCAGATGGTATCTTGGAGGTAGGTgtgatacagagagagagagcgagagagagagagagagagagagagagagagagagagagagagagctgcagacagacagagagagagagatagacagagagagatagataaacagagacagagagagagagagagagagagagagagagagagagagagataaagagagagagagcgataaAGAGatagggagagggagaggatgaCCTGTGACGCGAATGGAGCCTCCTCATTGGAGccgagaagagagaaagagagagaaagagagagaggggggttcATTTGTTGCCATAGTCAGAGCTGGgcacaaatacatcataaagtattttgatacaaaatacaaatacttgatcaaaaaatgtatcaaaataaaatacaaaaatactggtctggaaaatgtatttaaatacaatacaagtattttgtattttgaaaatacaaaaatacacgcgagataatgcctgtattgaatactgtctgtaaactgaggaatgtacaataaataaaaaaggagacagctaacgctacattcaaatccattttattttatccatattaaacagaaaaacagatcagtTGTTCTTCAGGACAACCAACTTCTCCAGCATATCTGGTGTTAATGACCTTCTGTGAGGCCGGTTCACTAAgccagcaaaagaaaacaggcgCTCAACCGGGGCTGAGGATGGTAGGGTTGTGTTAAATCtcacaaaaagctgtttcatcAAAGGGTATGCATTTAGTGAAGCCAGGTCTTTTCTGGGATCCTCCAAAAAATGAAGGGTCTCCAGTTCCGCCTTGCTGTGGCTGGGCAAGGCCTCGGCCTCCAGCTGGTTGACTGTTCCTGTAGAGAttgaagacaacagaaaaaaaacaagagcaatcAGAGATGGCAAGCTGGCCTCTGCCAGACACTATGCatggacaaacagacagatagacaacaATCAGACAGGGTCATAGCAATACCTAGCACAAACTCCCCCCCGAGGACCAAATAATGCATTCTTCAAAGTATAAATACTGAAATTGTcaccaaaaggtaaaacatgctattgtaaattacataattaagtattttaaagtgtaaagaaaTTCTTCTCACCTTGATCAGTGAACACAAAGAATTCGTCATTCTCCTCTGTGCTCGGTGTGGTCCCGTCACTCTCTGAGAGAAGTCCGAGTTCGTCTGCTGAGTGCAGCATCAGTTGCTGTATTCGCCTCTTCTCAGAAGCCAACCTCTGGGGTAACCACCTCATCTTAAAGTATGGGTGTGTTGTGGTTGCCAGGATGGCCTCATTCACGTCATGCTCCAGCATCAGAAAATTGTGGAAGCGTTTTTTGAACCCTGCTATGGTTGCTTGAAGAACGTGTGAGCAGTACCTCAAGTTTGATGCTTGCAGATCCTCCAGCTTGGCTTGAATGGTGAAAAGTGTTGGCAACAGCTCACCATAATAGCATGCAGATTGCCCTTGAAGCCGATCTATTGAGATGGCAATCGGTCGTAACACTCTGCAAAATTCCTCAATGTAGTCCAGTTCGACTTCCCTGAATGGTGGAAGTTGCAGGGCAGTCATGGCATCAGGGAGCTTGTCACGCAAGAATGACAACTGACTCAAGGAGTCATGCAGAGAATTCCACCTTGTAATGCAGGGTGTCTTGAGTTGCTGCTCGATTACTTTGCCTAGCGTTTCAGCACTCTTTGGTCTGCCAGATGCTGTCCATAATGCTGAGCACTTCGCCATCGTTGCATGATTCAGCCTGCTGAGAGTTGCATTGCTAGTGATCGATTTCTTGACATCAGTAGTTGAGATTAAACTCAGAGTATGTGTCGCACACCGGAGGTGTGGTGGTAAAATGATGGAACACTCAGATGCTTCTTCTCTCTCAGGATCTATGACCAGGAAGGACAGCTCATCGTCCAGCTCTTCAACTTCATCtgggtcatttgtttttccagtgaCACTGAACTCTTTAAAGGCCTTTGCAAAGTTGGATGCATTATCAGTAACTGTAGACACAATGGTGTCTGAAGACAGCCCATATTCTGTGTGAATCTCATCCAACAGTTCTGCTATTCGGTTATAAGTATGGGGGCTGGGAAAATGCCTAACGGCAAGAGCGGCTGACTGCCTTTCCAGCGTGTCTCCATTGATCCAATGTACTGTTGCTCCCAAATAactggttttctttgttgacCAAATATCCACTGTTGTACAAACACGGCGAACATTTTTAAGCGTCTCTTTTaggaatgctttttttgttgcaaattctTCATCAATCCGTCGTCCGAGTGTCCGTCTGGACATTACATTGGCACCTGGGTGAAGTCCCTGCACAAGCTCGATGAATTCTGTTTGTTCAACGGTGGCTAATGAGTGCATTCCTTTGACAACAAAGGATTTCACAAGGGAGTCGACTTTACTTTGTGATATTGTTGGGCTAGCATGGTCAAACAAACGAGTCTGCCTTAATGATGTTTTGGCTTTCTTCTGCTGGCCACTTgcactttcctttttgtaattttcaaattCCTGTAGATTCTctgggtgttttcttttcaaatgtgtcttgaaATTTGTTGTTGCTTGATAAGAGCCACAAATAATGGCTTTCTTGGTTGTGCACAGCTGACACTCAGCTTCTATCTTTCCACTTGGATTTTGAGATACTACTTTGAAGAATTTCCCATCCAATATGGCACACCTAGGCCCAGTGGTACCTTCTGAAGATGTGGTGGCTTGAGGCTCACCTGacgcctcttcatcatcatgattGTCACTCATCTCAGTTCAGTGGGACATCCTCTATTTCAAAcgaaattgtcaaaaaaaaagttgttagtCAGTTACtcttcaacagacacacacttaaatcacatcataaaaaaaggaaaaacaattaaatccgAAACTGACTACTATATGCACTTGCATGAAAGGGCTCTTCTAACCTGCCAAGTGAAATATTACCTAGGATACTAATGATAAATCGTTTGGAAGTGGAAAAACTAAAAGCCAGaggtgtcaaaagtaaaagtaaaagtacattttctggtgTAAGTACAACACTAGCACGTGGTAGCCTATTACATAGCTGTTAgaccatttactccattgtacctaaTGGGATAGATAGACTGCGttgttactgaaaaacacttctaacaatctaacaaggacccaccacaaactTGATCCAACCAGTGTAGTCAGCTGATCGTAAGACAAGTACACAGGTCTACTGGTTACTCAGATAAgttacctgtgttggaaggaaactgtgtttcttttctttctttttttttttacttttacttttgacatctCTGCTAACAGCTGAGCTAAGCTCCATGCACAAAACT includes the following:
- the LOC134879740 gene encoding uncharacterized protein LOC134879740, which codes for MSDNHDDEEASGEPQATTSSEGTTGPRCAILDGKFFKVVSQNPSGKIEAECQLCTTKKAIICGSYQATTNFKTHLKRKHPENLQEFENYKKESASGQQKKAKTSLRQTRLFDHASPTISQSKVDSLVKSFVVKGMHSLATVEQTEFIELVQGLHPGANVMSRRTLGRRIDEEFATKKAFLKETLKNVRRVCTTVDIWSTKKTSYLGATVHWINGDTLERQSAALAVRHFPSPHTYNRIAELLDEIHTEYGLSSDTIVSTVTDNASNFAKAFKEFSVTGKTNDPDEVEELDDELSFLVIDPEREEASECSIILPPHLRCATHTLSLISTTDVKKSITSNATLSRLNHATMAKCSALWTASGRPKSAETLGKVIEQQLKTPCITRWNSLHDSLSQLSFLRDKLPDAMTALQLPPFREVELDYIEEFCRVLRPIAISIDRLQGQSACYYGELLPTLFTIQAKLEDLQASNLRYCSHVLQATIAGFKKRFHNFLMLEHDVNEAILATTTHPYFKMRWLPQRLASEKRRIQQLMLHSADELGLLSESDGTTPSTEENDEFFVFTDQGTVNQLEAEALPSHSKAELETLHFLEDPRKDLASLNAYPLMKQLFVRFNTTLPSSAPVERLFSFAGLVNRPHRRSLTPDMLEKLVVLKNN